The following are encoded together in the Methylomonas methanica MC09 genome:
- a CDS encoding Maf family protein: MQNIVLASSSKYRRQILDKLPLTFTCCASAIDERPLPDEAPSSLALRLAIAKARSVAQTHPQHWIIGSDQAAACDGMLLGKPGDRERALQQLKHQSGKKVTFYTGVCLLDSNNGTIKTGLDICHVYFKDLNEAQLNRYLDREQPYDCAGSFKAEGYGIALFRKIEGEDPNALIGLPLIKLIDLLTQFGMTIP; this comes from the coding sequence ATGCAAAACATTGTTCTGGCCTCGAGCTCAAAATACCGCAGGCAAATTCTCGATAAACTCCCATTGACGTTTACCTGCTGCGCCAGTGCGATTGACGAACGACCACTCCCCGACGAGGCGCCGAGCAGCCTTGCTCTGAGACTGGCTATTGCCAAAGCCCGGTCCGTTGCGCAAACCCACCCTCAACACTGGATCATAGGCTCTGATCAGGCGGCCGCTTGCGACGGCATGCTGCTGGGCAAGCCCGGCGATAGAGAACGAGCGCTTCAGCAATTAAAACACCAGTCGGGCAAAAAAGTGACTTTCTATACCGGCGTCTGCCTGCTCGATAGCAACAACGGCACCATTAAAACCGGCCTGGATATTTGCCACGTCTATTTTAAGGACCTTAACGAAGCGCAATTAAACCGCTACCTGGACAGGGAGCAACCCTACGACTGCGCGGGCAGCTTTAAAGCGGAAGGCTATGGCATTGCTTTATTCAGAAAAATTGAAGGGGAAGATCCCAATGCCCTGATTGGCTTACCCTTAATCAAGTTGATCGACTTATTGACTCAATTCGGCATGACAATACCGTAA
- a CDS encoding YceD family protein has product MSDKLPNLIDPLLFAERRSILAGALKIGALERLTGMVADADSDITVEVLFAKQGKRAVISGKIQTVLMLECQSCLQALAWPLELAFKLAVVSSLQEADKLEIDCEPLLLDGEKISLNDLIEDEILLAIPDYPKHGYDCIPQHQSKDPAFDENSRIETNNPFSVLAKLKKTGE; this is encoded by the coding sequence ATGTCAGACAAACTTCCTAATCTTATTGATCCGTTATTGTTCGCCGAAAGGCGGAGCATTCTCGCGGGCGCTTTAAAAATAGGTGCGCTTGAGCGCTTGACGGGCATGGTCGCGGATGCTGATAGCGATATAACTGTCGAGGTGCTGTTTGCCAAGCAAGGCAAGCGCGCGGTGATTTCCGGCAAGATTCAAACGGTGTTGATGCTGGAATGTCAATCCTGTTTGCAGGCATTGGCGTGGCCATTAGAGTTGGCATTCAAGTTGGCCGTGGTGTCCTCGCTACAAGAAGCGGATAAGCTGGAGATCGATTGCGAACCATTGTTGTTGGATGGTGAAAAAATCTCTTTGAATGACCTGATAGAAGACGAAATATTGTTGGCCATACCTGACTATCCCAAACACGGATATGATTGTATCCCGCAGCACCAGTCGAAAGATCCTGCTTTTGACGAGAACAGCAGGATTGAAACGAATAACCCTTTTTCTGTTTTAGCCAAACTTAAAAAAACTGGAGAGTAA
- the rpmF gene encoding 50S ribosomal protein L32 — MAVQKSKVSRSRRGQRRSHDALTSKTLANDPLTGEVHLRHHMTPDGFFKGRQIIASNIDEE, encoded by the coding sequence ATGGCAGTACAAAAGAGCAAAGTATCGCGCTCAAGACGCGGTCAACGTCGTTCGCACGACGCCTTAACAAGTAAAACCCTGGCCAACGACCCGTTGACCGGCGAAGTGCATTTGCGTCATCACATGACACCGGACGGTTTTTTCAAGGGCCGTCAAATTATAGCCAGCAACATCGACGAAGAGTAA
- the plsX gene encoding phosphate acyltransferase PlsX translates to MSSTLSIDAMGGDFGPQVTIPASLACLRKNPQLNLIVVGDQVVLNDMLSGALLEFKDRISIQHASQVVEMDEAPQKALKNKKDSSMRVAINLVKEGRADACVSAGNTGALMATARFVLKMIPGIERPAIISTLPSVFGHTHVLDLGANVDSSAEHLYQFAVMGEEVVKAVENIERPRVGLLNIGEEDMKGNEQVKAAAKLLEGSGLNYIGYVEGNSINAGSVKVDLIVTDGFVGNVALKSIEGAAKMIAVKLKETFSRNIFTKLAGVVVYPVLKLFKDSIDPRLYNGASFIGLRGLVIKSHGGADALAFETAIHLAQVEVEKDVIRKISEKLEIALARKEAE, encoded by the coding sequence GTGAGCTCAACTCTATCGATTGATGCCATGGGCGGGGATTTCGGTCCCCAAGTGACAATTCCTGCGTCACTGGCCTGTTTACGAAAAAATCCTCAATTAAATTTGATCGTGGTCGGCGATCAGGTGGTGCTTAACGATATGCTATCGGGTGCATTGCTGGAGTTTAAGGATAGAATCAGTATTCAACATGCCTCGCAGGTTGTCGAAATGGATGAGGCGCCGCAAAAGGCGCTGAAAAACAAAAAAGACTCCTCGATGCGGGTAGCCATTAATCTGGTAAAAGAAGGCCGGGCCGATGCGTGTGTCAGTGCCGGTAATACCGGTGCTTTAATGGCCACCGCGCGTTTTGTGCTGAAAATGATTCCGGGTATCGAGCGTCCCGCCATCATTTCCACGCTGCCTTCGGTTTTCGGACACACGCATGTGTTGGATTTAGGCGCAAACGTCGATTCCAGCGCAGAGCATCTCTACCAGTTCGCCGTCATGGGCGAGGAAGTGGTGAAAGCGGTTGAAAACATTGAGCGCCCGCGGGTCGGTTTGCTGAATATCGGCGAAGAAGACATGAAAGGCAACGAACAAGTCAAGGCCGCCGCCAAGTTGCTGGAAGGCTCGGGCTTGAATTACATCGGGTATGTGGAAGGGAATTCCATCAATGCCGGCAGCGTTAAAGTCGACTTGATCGTCACGGATGGTTTTGTCGGCAATGTCGCGCTAAAGTCGATTGAAGGCGCGGCAAAAATGATTGCCGTGAAATTGAAGGAAACCTTTTCCCGCAATATTTTTACCAAACTGGCCGGGGTAGTTGTCTATCCGGTATTAAAATTATTTAAAGATAGTATCGATCCGCGACTCTATAATGGAGCCAGTTTTATCGGTTTGCGTGGTTTAGTCATTAAAAGTCATGGCGGTGCCGATGCTCTTGCCTTTGAAACAGCTATTCACTTGGCGCAAGTAGAGGTTGAGAAAGATGTTATTCGCAAAATCAGCGAAAAGTTGGAAATCGCCCTGGCTCGGAAGGAAGCGGAATGA
- a CDS encoding beta-ketoacyl-ACP synthase III — protein sequence MSCWSNVIGTGGYLPSTVRTNDDISAMVDTSDSWIYERTGIKSRRIAGPDETASSMAEIAARQAIDMAGINADDIDLIVVATGTPDRVYPSTACLLQQRLGIKECVAFDVQAACSGSVFALSIADQYIKTGFCKTVLVVGAEVCSRIVDWTDRGTCILFGDGAGAMLLAASEQPGILSTHIHSDGGYEDLLYCPNPQVAELARQQEAGFIKMRGNEVFKVAVNTLGRIVDETLEANDLQQSDIDWLVPHQANTRIIAATARKLGMDMDQVILTLENQGNTSSASVLLAFNEGVRDGRIKKGQMVLMEAFGAGFTWGSALIKY from the coding sequence ATGAGCTGCTGGAGTAATGTGATCGGCACTGGTGGTTATCTGCCGTCCACCGTCCGCACTAACGACGATATATCGGCGATGGTCGATACCTCCGATAGCTGGATTTACGAACGTACCGGCATTAAAAGCCGGCGGATTGCCGGTCCCGATGAAACCGCTTCCAGCATGGCTGAAATTGCCGCTCGGCAAGCCATCGACATGGCGGGTATCAATGCCGATGACATCGACCTTATCGTGGTCGCCACCGGTACCCCCGATAGAGTTTATCCCAGTACCGCCTGTCTTTTGCAGCAGCGACTAGGGATTAAGGAATGCGTGGCTTTTGACGTACAGGCCGCCTGTTCCGGTTCGGTATTTGCATTAAGTATTGCCGATCAATACATCAAAACCGGTTTCTGTAAAACAGTGCTGGTGGTGGGGGCAGAGGTATGCTCGCGTATCGTCGACTGGACCGATAGAGGCACCTGCATTTTGTTTGGTGACGGTGCGGGGGCGATGCTGTTGGCCGCCTCGGAACAGCCGGGAATTCTGTCGACGCACATTCATTCGGACGGCGGTTATGAAGATTTGCTCTATTGCCCCAATCCGCAGGTTGCCGAGCTGGCCAGACAGCAAGAAGCGGGATTTATCAAGATGCGCGGCAACGAAGTGTTTAAGGTGGCGGTCAACACCTTGGGGCGTATTGTCGATGAAACATTGGAGGCCAATGATTTGCAGCAGAGCGATATAGATTGGTTGGTGCCGCATCAGGCTAATACCCGCATTATCGCTGCCACGGCCAGAAAGTTGGGCATGGATATGGATCAAGTGATTTTGACCTTGGAAAACCAAGGCAACACCTCATCCGCTTCCGTACTGTTGGCATTTAATGAAGGGGTGCGCGACGGCCGCATTAAAAAAGGTCAGATGGTTCTGATGGAGGCTTTTGGGGCCGGGTTTACCTGGGGTTCAGCATTAATCAAATATTGA
- the fabD gene encoding ACP S-malonyltransferase: protein MSEQNYNLAFVFPGQGSQSVGMVSAMAAAFPQVRQTFEQAADALGFDLWSLVANGPEADLNQTENTQPAMLAAGVGFWRVWCDNAKVRPAWMAGHSLGEYTALVCSGAIAFEDALKLVVARGRLMQEAVPVGVGAMAAILGLQDHQVVNACLDVANGEVVAAANFNAPGQVVIAGETAAVDRAIDALKALGAKRALKLPVSVPSHCLLMEDAAGKLDEILQGINVEMPDVTLIHNADVKSHGSPEVIRNALKEQLFNPVRWVEIVKFMHEQGVSEIVECGPGKVLMGLNKRIAPDAAHFSIFDPDSLNTVLEQLHG, encoded by the coding sequence ATGAGCGAACAAAATTACAACTTGGCTTTTGTGTTTCCCGGGCAGGGATCGCAATCGGTTGGTATGGTGTCAGCCATGGCGGCCGCTTTTCCGCAAGTCAGGCAAACCTTCGAACAGGCTGCCGATGCGTTGGGATTCGATCTGTGGAGTTTGGTGGCAAACGGGCCCGAAGCGGATTTAAATCAAACCGAAAATACCCAGCCAGCCATGTTGGCGGCGGGCGTGGGGTTCTGGCGAGTCTGGTGCGATAACGCCAAGGTGCGTCCAGCCTGGATGGCCGGACACAGTTTGGGCGAATACACGGCTTTGGTCTGTTCTGGCGCTATCGCTTTCGAAGACGCCTTGAAATTAGTCGTGGCGCGCGGGCGCTTGATGCAGGAAGCCGTGCCTGTCGGCGTCGGCGCCATGGCGGCGATTTTAGGCTTGCAAGACCATCAAGTTGTGAATGCCTGTCTGGATGTGGCCAACGGTGAAGTGGTGGCCGCAGCCAACTTTAATGCGCCCGGTCAAGTGGTCATTGCCGGTGAAACAGCCGCTGTCGACAGGGCGATCGATGCGTTGAAAGCCTTGGGAGCCAAGCGGGCCTTGAAATTGCCGGTGAGCGTACCGTCGCATTGCTTGCTGATGGAAGATGCGGCGGGCAAGCTCGACGAGATTTTGCAGGGCATCAACGTGGAAATGCCGGATGTCACCTTGATTCATAACGCCGATGTCAAATCCCACGGTTCGCCCGAGGTGATACGCAATGCCTTGAAAGAGCAGCTGTTTAATCCGGTACGCTGGGTGGAAATCGTCAAATTCATGCATGAGCAAGGGGTATCGGAAATTGTCGAATGCGGGCCCGGCAAGGTGTTAATGGGCTTGAACAAACGTATTGCCCCGGATGCGGCGCATTTCTCGATATTCGACCCTGACTCATTGAATACTGTTTTGGAGCAATTACATGGATAA
- the fabG gene encoding 3-oxoacyl-ACP reductase FabG has protein sequence MDKKLAIVTGASRGIGRAIAEKLVTDGFFVVGTATSDSGAEAISAYLGENGKGYKLNVADAADIENFIKTTGDAHGTPAVLVNNAGITRDNLLMRMKDEEWDDIISTNLTSVFRMSKAVLRGMMKVRYGRIINISSVVGSTGNAGQTNYAAAKAGMVGFAKSMAKEVGSRGITVNTVAPGFIDTDMTKELSDDIKNALLGSIALGRLGRPEEIAHAVSFLASEHASYITGETLHVNGGMYMP, from the coding sequence ATGGATAAAAAACTGGCTATTGTAACCGGCGCCAGCCGAGGCATAGGGCGTGCTATCGCGGAAAAATTGGTTACCGACGGGTTCTTCGTTGTCGGAACCGCCACATCCGATAGCGGTGCGGAAGCGATTTCCGCCTATTTGGGCGAAAACGGCAAAGGCTATAAATTGAATGTGGCCGACGCTGCCGATATAGAAAACTTTATCAAAACCACGGGTGACGCTCACGGTACGCCCGCCGTGTTGGTTAACAATGCCGGTATCACCCGCGATAATTTACTGATGCGCATGAAAGACGAAGAATGGGACGATATTATCTCCACCAATCTGACGTCGGTATTCAGAATGAGCAAAGCCGTTTTGCGCGGTATGATGAAAGTGCGCTACGGGCGCATCATCAACATTTCGTCCGTGGTCGGCTCTACCGGTAATGCCGGGCAAACCAATTACGCGGCTGCCAAGGCCGGCATGGTCGGGTTTGCCAAATCGATGGCCAAGGAAGTGGGTTCCCGGGGCATTACCGTCAATACCGTAGCGCCGGGCTTTATCGATACCGATATGACCAAGGAACTGTCTGACGATATTAAAAATGCCTTGCTGGGTTCAATTGCCTTGGGCCGGTTGGGTCGTCCGGAAGAAATTGCGCATGCCGTATCCTTTCTGGCTTCCGAGCACGCGTCTTACATTACCGGCGAGACCTTACATGTAAACGGCGGTATGTACATGCCTTAA
- a CDS encoding GGDEF domain-containing protein encodes MDHSAALLPIYDFSLALNADYLKKIIPLLNQHQVAANPVNYAIFYDYVTELNPSLSAAVDRILRQNIPFDQDTSLDLYGNFISNASLTSFDNINQQIHKVIRQATDAINDTYHKAEQTNDSFQKKSAILESTPEIATTQSILQEIIQETKSLAATSQAMQIQLNKANAEMEQLRTELAQVRQIAITDGLTGLLNRRAFDQTLSEVIEQSEGETTCLSLLDIDHFKRVNDTYGHTIGDNVIKFVATLLKKHAEDHHHVARYGGEELAIIMPNTPKQKAIEIAENIRLEMEKSRLKRKTDNLTLDRITLSVGIAELHANDDPESFISRADSALYQAKEAGRNKVMH; translated from the coding sequence ATGGATCATAGCGCGGCTCTTTTACCCATTTACGATTTTTCCCTTGCTCTGAATGCCGATTATCTTAAAAAAATTATTCCGCTGCTGAATCAGCATCAAGTAGCGGCAAATCCAGTAAATTACGCTATTTTTTACGACTATGTTACCGAACTGAATCCGTCCTTATCTGCCGCTGTCGATCGAATACTGCGCCAGAATATCCCGTTTGACCAAGACACCAGCTTAGATTTATATGGCAACTTTATCAGCAATGCGTCGTTAACATCTTTCGACAACATCAATCAGCAAATTCACAAAGTGATTCGTCAGGCCACGGATGCTATTAACGACACCTACCATAAAGCCGAACAGACTAACGATAGCTTCCAAAAAAAATCGGCGATTCTGGAAAGCACGCCGGAAATAGCCACCACCCAATCCATCTTGCAAGAAATCATTCAAGAGACAAAATCGCTTGCCGCCACCAGCCAAGCCATGCAAATTCAATTGAATAAAGCCAATGCGGAAATGGAACAACTCCGCACCGAGTTGGCGCAAGTTCGGCAAATAGCGATTACGGACGGCCTGACAGGTTTATTGAACCGCCGGGCTTTCGACCAGACGTTAAGCGAGGTCATTGAACAATCAGAAGGCGAAACGACTTGTTTATCCTTGCTGGATATCGATCATTTCAAACGCGTAAACGATACCTACGGCCATACCATAGGCGATAACGTCATCAAATTCGTGGCGACATTACTGAAAAAGCATGCCGAAGATCATCACCATGTGGCGCGCTATGGCGGCGAGGAATTAGCCATCATCATGCCGAATACGCCGAAGCAAAAAGCGATTGAAATCGCCGAAAACATCCGCCTTGAAATGGAGAAAAGCCGCTTGAAACGCAAAACGGATAACTTGACCCTGGACCGAATTACCCTTTCCGTCGGCATAGCCGAATTACATGCGAACGACGATCCGGAAAGTTTTATATCCCGCGCCGATTCAGCGCTTTATCAAGCCAAGGAAGCCGGCCGGAATAAGGTAATGCATTAA